The nucleotide sequence TCTTCAGAATAGGTATCACGGAACTGCTGTGGATCAAAATCATCTGTCAGCTGGTTTATCAGCATTTCAGCCATTTCCAGTTCTTTGTCATTGACCACATCATGCTCAGGCAAATTTAACTCATTGGGATCACGTACTTCATCGGCATATCTAAGAATGCTTAACACCAATACTTTGTCCACTGGCTTTATCACAGCAATATGCTCCTTGTTTCGCAATACAAATGAAGCGATTCCAACTTTATTGCTTTTAGCCAATGCCTCTCTTAGCAAAGCATAAGGTTTTGAAGCTGTCTTGTCAGGTTCTAAATAATATGGTTTATCAAAAAAAATGGGATCAATTTCCTCTTCGAAAATAAACTGCTGTATGTCTACAGACTTGGTTTTTTCAGGACTCACCTTCTCCAAGTCTTCCTCGCTTACAATTAGATATTGCCCTTTGGCATACTCATAACCTTTAACAATATCATTGGCCTGTAGTTCTTCACCATCAGCCGATGAGACCTTCTTATACCGAACAGGCGCATGGTCTTTGGCAGAAAGCTGCCTAAAACTTAGCGAAGTATCCCCTACGGCACTATATAGCTTAATTGGAATATTGACAAGGCCAAAACTAATGGCTCCAGACCAGATTGATCGCATTTCCCCTCCTTTCACATTTTCTTCCCTCTGAAGTAAAAACAATAAAAAAAAGAGAAAAGTTAATCAGCAACACACAACAGCTCCGGTGTAAGCAGAAAGCTAATTTCTAGATGTCACTTATACGACAGATTTTAAAATAACAATAAATCAGCACTTATGGGTCGCAAAACATAACAGCGTTATAGTTAACAGACAAATACGATCGAAGCGACTGATTTGAAATTCCTAGTCCATATTATACACCTCAGCAAAAAAAGAGGCAGAACAATATGCCCTGCCTCTTTTTTCACCACCCTGCCTGGGTTATAAATTCTGGGTTAAAGCTAAGTTTTAAGCTTCCGTCCCAATTCCATTTCACACAATTAAACAGCCGATTTACAACTGCATCTCCCATACGGAACATTTCACACAACTTCCCTTCCTGATTAATCCATATCGCTGAAAGTTCGGGAGACGATTTATTACCACGATTACGATCCATAATTACTTCCTCCCTACCATCAAAACAAAGGACACTTTAGAAAAGTGTCCCTGTGGCAATACAACCGTAATGTTAAAGTTTTTTAGACTACGTCAGTTCAATAGATCCTACCAGTCATCTTTATCAGCAGCAGGAGCCTTAGCCATTGCCGCCTTTAAGTTTTCAATAATACCTTCAACTTCCTTTTTAGTCTCTTTTTTGATTGTTGACCAACCACTTTCTGTAAGTGTATACTTACCACATTCTGGGAGTTTGCTTTCTAACTTTCCTCCACTTGCTTTAGGAGAAGAATGCTCAAAATCTGTAATTTCATACTTATACCTTCCATCCTTCACCATTATACTTAACGTATAGCTTACGGTTCCGTCATGCATCATCCCTCTCATCGGGCTTGGGTACTTAACACCAAACTTCCCCTTAGTTTTAAAGATCCCTTCAGCCTCATCATCTTTTAATATGTCTTCCTTTTTAGAACTACCTACATTTCTTGCCTTAGTGAAAAGGTCTTTCTGGTTATTATTATCTACCGGAACCACTTCAGAAAACATAACTTTCCCAGTTTCTTCGTCTATAGGTAAAACACCCTGAGCTATGGCAAACTTACCTACCATAATCATCAAAAAGAACAACATAACTTTTTTCATAACGCCTTTTGTTTGTTTAAAGAAATAAATATAGTTAAATAATTTATGAAAATAATATCATTTACATCGAAAAGTAAGTGTTTCCACTGTAAAAACCAAACCAGTTATCTCACACTACTGCTTAACACTAAGGAGCTAACACTTCAAATGTGGCAGTGAGCAAATTTGTACTAGAATTTCCAATCATAACTTCAAACTCACCGGGTTCTACTTCAAAATTCATCTCCAAGTTATAAAAAGCCAACTTTTCAGGAGTGATATAAAAAGATACGTTCTTTTTTTCCCCTGGTTCCAAAGAGATTCTCTGAAAATCTTTTAATTCAAGGACTGGACGTGTTACAGAACTTACAACATCTCTTATGTATAACTGTATGACCTCATCCCCTGCCAGATAGCCTGTATTGACAACATCCACAGATACATGTAAACTATCTCCTGAATGAATTTTATCCACTTTCGTTTTCAAGTTACTGATATCAAAAGATGTATAACTTAGCCCATGCCCAAAAGGGTAAAGAGGTGAAACATCCTCAAATAAATATCCCCTCCGCGCGGTAGGTTTATAGTTGTAATATGCAGGAACATGTCCCACAGAACGGGGAATTGAAATAGCAAGCTTTCCGCCTGGATTGTAATCACCAAACAGAACATCAGCCACTGCATACCCTGTTTCCTGTCCCAAATACCAAGCCTCAAAAAT is from Cytophagaceae bacterium ABcell3 and encodes:
- a CDS encoding Ku protein — encoded protein: MRSIWSGAISFGLVNIPIKLYSAVGDTSLSFRQLSAKDHAPVRYKKVSSADGEELQANDIVKGYEYAKGQYLIVSEEDLEKVSPEKTKSVDIQQFIFEEEIDPIFFDKPYYLEPDKTASKPYALLREALAKSNKVGIASFVLRNKEHIAVIKPVDKVLVLSILRYADEVRDPNELNLPEHDVVNDKELEMAEMLINQLTDDFDPQQFRDTYSEELREILDAKARGEEVAERKEEKVSVKADNLLDTLRASLEAGKSTDRPPAKRKTSAKKKVKK
- a CDS encoding DUF4468 domain-containing protein: MKKVMLFFLMIMVGKFAIAQGVLPIDEETGKVMFSEVVPVDNNNQKDLFTKARNVGSSKKEDILKDDEAEGIFKTKGKFGVKYPSPMRGMMHDGTVSYTLSIMVKDGRYKYEITDFEHSSPKASGGKLESKLPECGKYTLTESGWSTIKKETKKEVEGIIENLKAAMAKAPAADKDDW